From the genome of Watersipora subatra chromosome 9, tzWatSuba1.1, whole genome shotgun sequence:
CATCTACCTATATTTTTGAGAGGTACACAAATGAAAACTGATCATATCATGTTTGCTCAAATCACGTACCTCGTGGTAAAACTAGAAAGTAAGTCATTCCACTTCATTCAAATGCTGGCAGTATGCAACATAAAACTTTGAGCTAGAAGTGTTGGCACATTCAAACATGTAGCTGTTTATAGTGTAGTCTTGATAGAACCTAAATACCTAAACAAATAACTTGACCTCTCTTTGTGTTTTCATTTCAAAGTCAAGGAGTCTTATGTAATACTACTCCTCTGGTTCTGTAATAAAGGACCAGAAGGAATACTTATTTGCGGATGAAAATTAGAGGACAGCTTTTGTAGAAGTCTTTAAAATGAGTGATATTTGATGCGACTAGTTTCGTTGTTCATAATTCCTTACCTTGTCTTAACCTCATTCTCAACTCTCTTAAGGTGAAATCAcgctaggcgatatttagagcgatattgcGCTGCGTGGctctaatctgcgctagaattcactcagcgtgttcgtgcagagcgataacgctagactttctctacacaactttatcgctagcgatatgcatttcgattggttggttttcACCAGAATGCAGTTTTACGGCGGGTAAGTATTTCTTATTGATGTTCCACAATGTACAGCAGccacaatttgctattttgttacgattgaaacattttcagaacgaaCACGGAAtcgttcataaatttaataatagcactcccagtcctgtacaccataacaaacaaaaattacaaaaaatctgagttgaaaaccaacatttggagtcaatcattgcgcaggttgaccatcttgagaacggtaaatatttaatatattaaatataaaaaccactacaaaataaaatatgtataaaaatcgtgaaaatattatagttaaaaatacaataatcggtttttcttatgtcttattgtagtgtaggcagtgtacaatctgtgaaagtgagataggtttaataacatatgcggaagttgtttacgttgttgcCTAGACTGCACCATATTTACTTACCTAAATTtcttaacaactccgaagaaactaatgatacggaattttattggcagtttgtgagcgtgcccattatatagTTTGCTAGTGAattgctcaagtgtgtttatgcacacgccagcgatatctccgccctcatGACGCTCACGATAAAattgcctagtgtgtttggacctttacGGCTATATACCTTTTTTCCATAAATCTTTTTATCGTAAACTTTACTGTATCACTTTTGTAGATAGGCCTACGTATTTGTGTTTTCAGTATCTCTTTTTGACACTATGGTACCAGTAAAAACTAACCGACTACAAGAAAGAAACTATACAAGTACGCATCACTCTGTAGCGTCAAGCTGTTCACATAAGAAACAAGCTTGTAATCCTAACAATAGACATGTTCTGGGACCTCTTCAGGTTCATTTAGTACTAATCCTAGATTAACTACTAATCTAGGATTATCTATTGTTGCCCGACATACTCTAAGCCACAACATACCCAAAGCTTTGCTGTATTATAATTGCATGAATTCCCGTCGTTATTCGTGTGGCTAAGGGCCTGGTGAAGTTCCAAGCTCCAAGATAATCTGAATGATGGATGTTTGTTTTGGTTCCAAATGGTAGACTGGTTGGGAGGGGCCGTGGGCTAAGATAACATAGAGGTACTTGCATGATTGCAGTCGCTTTCTGGCAATGCCTTTGTCCTCATTGCTTTCCAGATGTCTTGTCGAGCCAAATCTATGAATACGATGATAGGTCCAACTTGGGAATTTTCCACACAAAACAATGTGGAAACGTGACAATCATCAATTAACTTAAATTGGCAAAAACAGAAATCTGAATTCCTAGACATAAGCTTGTAGCAACAAGATAGAAATATTGAGCAGGCGAAACTCAAAATGTGCATTTACTTTGTTGAGAGCATAACAGCCTCTTCTTGTGACTTCAATAACATGACAACTCATCTCTAACAGACTGTGGTCTACACATGCAATTTGTGCAGGTTGTCTGTTTTTCAGTATTATGAAACTAAAAACTCATCCCAAAATAAAGAAACCAGTACAAAAGCTAATATGAATTCATTGCTAGAGATATTATCCATGCGGTATCGACATCTGTATCGCGTTCGTTTCACTTATTTCCAATTAGCAAGCCTTTGAAGTGCGATACATAATACTACTCAACTTTGCAATTACGCTGAGCGGTAACAAATACCCTCATTCTATTATCCCTCTTCAGACAGTTGGCAATATCCATTAAACGGAGGGCTGacaacaaatattattttagctATCTCATCTAGCCTGCATCGAGTGCGCCACGCCAACCATCCCAACCTATTGAGCAAGATAAATCCGAGGCTAAGCAATAAACCAATCATAACGGCTTGTAGATTGCACGCTATGATACAGATGGCGAGCTATAGCACATGAGTAGCATTGACGAGTGGGCTGTGATAGATGCAGTTGGCAGTGCTCAAGTGCTCCATGAGAGGTAGTCAAGTGCTCTATTAGAGGTAGTCAAGTGCTATGCAAACTTATTATCAATCAGTTTAGCAAATCGCCGTTACACTATGGATATTATTTCAAAACTTCTTCTATCATTACTTCTGCTCGGCTTACTCCGACAGACTTGTTGCTACCTCGAGGATACTGAACAATGTGAACCGATTCGTATCGACATGTGTCCGCAGTCAATATTGCGATATAATATGACAGGAATGCCTAACTATCTCGGACATCGCACACAAGAGGAGGCAATCACCCAGTTGAGACTTTATTCTCAGCTTGTTAATCTCTTGAACTGCTCACAgcatatcaatttttttctcTGCAGCCTTTTTGTGCCCATGTGCACTGATCAGATGGATGGGCCACTCGTCATAAATGTTTGCCAGAGTATGTGCTTGCAGGTCAGTAACAATATTCTGTCAAGTCGCCAGTACGGTTGTTTGAAGTTTCAGCTGTCACAAGCTAGTTAAAGCTTACTATAATGTTCAAAGTGTCAGGTTCGCCTTTTCGGTAGACTTTTTGTTCACGAGAATACGAGTGTTGAATTTATAGGAAGTCCTTAGCAAATAACAAGAAATTAGTTAGCAACGATTTCAGATGGAAAGGTTAGATTTCGACAAAGAAAAGCTACAATTTGTAATAGCTATAGGAGAATTATTGACTGCTTGCCCATTTCCTCAAGTACCTGCAGATCATATTCACAATTTGGTTTTATATGACGCAGGGTTTTGCATAATTGAGCATAGGTGAGATTTCCAGCGTGAAATTGCATCTATCTCTAGTGTCATTTCTCAACTACCTGCTATCTAGTGTCACTTCTCAGCTACCTGTTATCCTTCCAACAATTTCAACTGACACAAGACAGTAAATGTAGCGCAGGGCTGATCTTCACTGCTCTGAACTTTGCAGACAAACACGAGTTATGTCAGTCCAGAAGTGTGGCTCACAACTCTAAATTTAGCCTAAATTGCAGTCATGAATTTTTCACTGCTTTGGGTTCACACCAGCTTGTTTATGACATTGTGATAACTTTTCGGCACTGTTTTGCTCATTAAATCGTTGATATCAAAACAAGAATTACAAAATGAGTGACCAGTTGGACCACAGCTGTACCAGTATTTTTAGTTGAATAGGACTGAGGTTAAAACCTGTGGTGTAAGGTTAGGTTTTTACAGTTAAGGTAGAACAAACCTTCAGACCCGCAAGGTATTTCTGTTGAAAAGGCTGTAAGTTATTTGATGCCGTAAAGAATATCCTTGAATTGGTGGTCATAATAGACATACTCCATAGCGTAGCGTGTTGTTACTATCAGTCATGAGCTATAGCAAATTATCGTCCTTGTTTACCGCATAAAGTGACCCTCAGATTGACTAGAATATACAAACAAACAACAACAGACAACCTAGTAAGATTTATGAGTGACTTCTAATATTGCAGACTTGAAGTAGCCCTCAATCACTAATTGAAAACCGTTTTATCAATGGATTAGCATGTCTGCGTAAATGAACCCACCCCTTCTCCTCCCTTTTCCTGTCATCTGTTTCAATAGATTCTTTCTAGGTGTAAGAACATTTTACAAAAGACAGTAGAATTTGTCAAAGCTGTTTTTGATTAAAACAGTTAACTTTAGGAGAGATCAGATTAGTGCATGAAAAACCATGTTTGGCAAGTTCTCAAGCCTAAACAATACCCCTTGTTGTGTTTAAACTGAACTTTTCTTAAACTTAAGTTAATTTCACTAAATAGTTTCCAAAATGCTACATAGCCAGATCACGAATAGCTGATGCTCATTTTCGTGTGACTCTCATCACAGCCTATTCAACTCTCATCACAGCCTATTCAACTTTCGTGGAAGCCATAATTTGTTTAAGTCCTGCTCTAAAGCTGTTGGGATCCCAATAAGAGAAGAGAGTTGGGGTCAAACCGTAAAGATGACCTTACGcagaattttagtagattttgtcagaaagtatcgatatctttctatcattggcgattgttttagatgtttgaggtgatctgactgccaggatgttttaagattaaaatctacaaacttgatcatggttaaaatgctcagaccaagagaaagtgtgattatgacgtctatagttgcaaagacgCCGACCGAATAGCAATGCATAACGCTGTAACTTGACACAataaccgatatcaactatcgcaatgataacaactagtgacgtccTTCTGCACATATTtcttttctgagcgttttattCGTGATgaattttgttggttttaatttgaaacatcctggcagtcagatcacctcaagcatcataAACTACCTctagtgatagaaaaatattgatgctTTCTGATGGGATCTACTAAGATTTTCTGTGTTCTTCTTTAAAAAACTGATAATGTAAGGTGAAAAAGCTTATCAGtgtctttttttatatttagatcCTAACAAGTGGATACAGGGCACCAAAAGATGTACGAAAAACTGATTAGCTTTCTGGTTAGCTGGCTACGAGTGCCTTCCTATTATAACCATattagaactattgctaatttATAAGCAACATAAATCACCCGTAGCGGATTTCATTAATTCCTCGCCATTAACATCAGACATTATGATCATTCTGATAGAATTTTCATGGCACATGATATACTCCAATCGGCTCCAAATCCAGAAAAGCTTTTGGTAGTATCATTAGGCTTTCTACTAGAGAGGTCAAGTGAGGTCATGtcttttacaaatacaatagcgAGAATGGCTCATCAATCTACACTGTTTTTATACTCAGAAAATACATTCTCGAGTTAGTAGCCCTAGTCAACCACAGCCTAATATAAAGAGCGTCTATTTCCTATGCTGTCTTAACAATAGTCTATTTAAAATGGTTGTCAAGTCTAGTAATATCTTAACTCCAGCCAATAATCACTGATAGCTCTGGCACTTAGTGTTTGCACATCGGAGTCAGCAAGTGCTGTCTTTATCACTTGTGATAGTGTGAGAGGTGTAAAATACCATTTTACCAATATAccatttattgttttgttactggCTTTTACATAAATCGCAACTATATGATTGGTAATCGGTATTTTGTGGTACCGTAGCATTTTAATCTAGCTCAAAAAAAAAAGGCTTCAACTTGCTTGGAGAAATTGTAAAAATATCTCTAAACTTATACAAAGGAGGCTGAGAATTTTGGAAAGTTCTCCCAAAAAAAGCCGAATAGTTGTAATTCCAGAAAActtcattttgttattttggtAAAAGAGCAAGGTCGGATGACGGCTAATATCTAAAATGACTTTGTCAAACGGGAGAACAGGCTTCGAAATAATTGCTGAGTGATTGCTTGATGAGAGGTTGACAGCTAATTGCGTGTAAGAAGTAGGTAGACAATGGCTTTTCTTTTACTATAGTCATGTTAAATGGCGACTGCGTGTGTTTAGCCAATTTAGCGCTTGTTGACATTAACCTGAATGCTCCTGTTCACCTTGCTCTCCAtccattcaaagtttttaaacaatagTGAAGAATGAACCCAACTACCAAGTTCAATAATTGAAAATAAGCTGGAACAAAAACCTCGTTGAATTCATGACTGGGTGTCAATCTAAAGAACATACTCAGGTAATTGTGCGAAGTCTGATTAAGTTAGTATCAGATCAAGCATAGACACATTGGAGCTGAGATATCTCTGTTCTTTGTATATAGCCAGTTCAACTGTTCAAGGCAGCTTTCAGCCACTATCAGTCAATCAAAGTATGTCAGATTTCACAAGCATTATCCTTCAGCAACTCTTTTCAAATTTGGTCTTTCCGCTGCCTTTGTGAATAGCAATCTTTCGTGACCTCAAAACTATCATGATACTCCTATTTTTATGTGTGATTGCTTGTGCCTTCACTGCCTTGTCATCGATTGGACTAATTTAACTTTCCTGCTAATATCTTGTCACTAATGAGATTAGAATTAATTTTAATAGTCCATCTGTAAAACAGCTTCTGAAAACCAAAACAGGAGGCTTATAATTAGTACCCTGGCGTTTGTAGTCTGAACAAGTCAATCATGCCACTTGTATTCTTTGGTTAGTTTCTTTTCTGAACCACTATCGTAGCTTTTCCTCCCTCCTTTTTTGCTTGACATCctcattcagttttttattcAATCTTTCATTGGCCGAGTTCTAAATACTACCATTAGATTAGTAATTGCTGTGCTCTCATTCGGGAATGCTAATGCGTGTTCTCCTACATGTGAAGTTGTCAAACTCAtgcaaattttattattaatgagGCTTTGGGTTAGACTTTTTGTTGCTAACCGTATGCTCATCGATAAGATATCTAGGTTAATCACAATTTGTTCTTTCGCGTAGGTCAAGTCTGATTGCGAGCCAGTGATCTCCCATTTTAACCTTCCCTGGCCACTCAACTGCAGTCGCCTTCCAGTGTCAAATGGGAAGAAACAGCTCTGCATGGCTCCTAAAGATGGATGGGTAACGCCACCTAGCCAAGTAGTTAAGCCAGAGCAGCCAGAGCCCGATCCACCAACTTTTCACACACCGCTACCATATCTTCCTCCTTCTACACCGTACACTACACCTGGTTGCCCACCCAAGTACGTCCGATACGACAACTCGTCCTGTACAGATCTGTGTGATTCGAGTTGTAAAGACTGCGTTCCAATTTGTGATGATGTTCTGTTCAGTAAGGAACACAAGAACTTTGCGTATGCTTGGATGACCATCTGGGCATCACTATGCATTGCGTCAACACTTTTTACCATCGTAACCTTTTGCATTGATCCGACACGATTTCGTTATCCAACTCGTCCAATCATATTTATGGCATTCTGCTATTTCATGTATGCCTTAGCCCATTTCATTCCGCTGTTCATCCCAGCTCAAGGAATAATATGTAAATCGGACGAGGCTGAGGCATCGCTTATGATAGTCAGCGGCATGGAGTCGACGCTCTGCATCATAATCTTCCTTATCCAGTATTACTTTGGTATAGCTAGTCATATATGGTGGATGATACTGACTCTGTCTTGGTACTTAGCAGCGAGTAGGAAATGGGGATTAGAAGCCATCAGCTCCATCTCTTGCTATTTTCATCTCTTCGCCTGGGCGGTACCAGCCGTGCTCACTATTGCCATTTTGGTAACAGGCGCTGTTGACAGCAATGAGCTTACTGGAATGTGCTATGTCGGCAACCATGACAAGTGGTCCCTCTTAGTCTATATCATTATACCCATGTGCTTCCTCCTTCTTCTCGGGGAAATATTTCTTCTCGCCGGATTCATTTCTTTACTCCAAATTCGACCAAACCTCAAGACACAAGTAGACAATATAAACATACGCAAGCTTGAAAAGTTAATGGCTAAAATCGGCATATTTGCTATTTTGTACACAGTACCTGCCGTCTGCATTCTTGGAGCACATGTTCATGAGTTCATCAACATAGATGCATGGCGATGCATGTCGGCTGTGTCTAGCGCCAAAGAACTAACTGACTCCATACCTACAGTAGAAATCCATATGCTGAAGATTTTCATGTCACTTATAATAGGCGTGAGCATATGCATGTGGGTGCTGAGCTCCAAGACTCTCAAATCTTGTGAGCGACAGTGCTGCTCTAAGACTTCTGACAGCCAACTAACGCGAAGCAGGCGAATGTATAGAAAAGAACCTGCATTCGGAGTTGCGGCTCCGACACAAAGTACCAGCTGCTCACAACATTACAAGTTTTCTGCAAAACCTCACACGATGTCTTTAAACCACACGCATATGACACACGGAGATGCAGCTAGCTTATAGCTATTGATTAAAACTTGAATAAgctttttaataattaatttttttatttacttttttaattattGCATTAGGCAATATTTTAATAACCCCCATGTGGACAACCAAAGACCATAGCAGGTAAAAACTACCGAAGTTTCTTTATTCTTTGAAAGTTTAGACTAGACTGGCACGCTTGGGCTGAATACTCTTGTTTAGCTGAGGAGTGAAATGGTGTGATAAACTAGCAGGGGGTCCTTGTGTAAGCAGAGAATTATCTATTACAATGTTGACATTGGCTATCTCATACTGTTAAATCACCAGAATCCCTTGTTAATTGACAACAACTCCCTTCCTAATCTAGATGaagctataatataattatctCATATTATTAAGTGTGATAGCCTTTGATCTAGTGGCTAACTTGAGTGCGTCATTGCTGACTTTCCATTGTATGAAAATGGttttcattttcatatattttttagttaCTCTGTTGTCATAACTTAATGCTTTGTATATCAGCTTTTTAACGACTATTTTGATATGTAAAAGGTGCTAAACTATACTATTTGTACATAGAGTTATAAATAAATTGCTGATAGTGTTTATTTATGATTCAGTTTCATCAAGAAACCAGAAAGTTTCATAACAGTCATTATAAAAATAGCAGACAGCATATGAAACTGGTTTCACTGTGGCTAACCAAAACTTCTCTCCCCCTCTGTTCCACACAACAATAAAGGAATAACCATGCCCGTTCTACCGCTGGAGATATTAAAATCTAGTACAACCATTTGAATTCTGCTGATTTAATTATCCCTTATCTCAACTCACAAAACAGCGGTGTAGATTCTAATCAATTTAAACCAAAGCATTTCCTTTTAGCAAATTTCTTAAATCAAACATGGGTGATGTTTTTGCCCTAAAATGAAAAGATAACACTCTTTTTATGACAAGTATTCATTATTATCAATTGAATGCAGATTATTTTGCATAAAGATGAATCTTtgcttatttgtttttttttcatatgcTCATTAGTAAGCAAAGATGTTTAAACAGAAGTATATGCTCATATTTGTTCAAACATGAATATAACTATCTGAAGCCATTATTTTCTCATAACTAATATGACCGAGAAGGTAAAatcattgtaataaaaaaaagttgttgGTTCCATTATGCAAAGCCATTGGCATTACCAGTTCAAGTGGCCAGACTCTTCATGATAGAATATGCTCAAAAATGATGGCGAAACTAGAGAGTTTGCCAAAAGATGTACATCTGTATAGCTATATAAAGACTCAATTTATGATGAAATTGACAAGGCTCATGAGTTGCTGACAGATATAGCAGGCTGATACATAGAGTAAGCTAATGGAATGTCTGCTATGTTTCTCATCTACTGATATCTGCGTAGCAGAGGAACATAACTAGGAAAGGTTTTTCGAGTAAGTTCTTGAGCTTGGTCATATGTTGGGTTTGTCCTCTCATCAATTAGTCATCAACTAAACGCACCGTAAACTGATAACATCGTTGAAACGATGCGGATACGTCGGAGaatattgcagctgtcaaacttatTCAATATTTCGCGATCAATATTCAATATTTCACGATCAATATTCAATATTTCACAATCAATATTCAATATTTCACGATCAATATTCAATATTTTGCGATGTGCACCACTTCAGTGGTGACGATGGGCTGTCGCAAACTGCTTTATCTATATTTCCCTTTATGATATTTGCTGCGGGGCTAGTATTTATTGTTTCAGCGACCgcatttttgctatttttcCATGACATACACGGTTCACAAATTTGAGTCAATCCGCAAGTTAACCACATCACGGAAATGGCATAAATCCACAATCTAAGCGACTTTTGCGGttcacaaaactttatcgaatcaaTCATGCTTgtgaataatggaaacagcacttgtgaATGGTGAGCATTAAAATACCcggccagctattcaattttaaacatttttaatacttCCGTCATCTTTTCTCAATTGAGTTTTACATGTTTGCAAATTatgcgcattaaaatatcaACTATTAAACCTTTTCAATATTTCCTTTTCCTCTCTTGATCGAGTTTCACATGTTTGCATCGCTAACACGAGCTTCTAACTGCATCACCAGTTATTAACCTTATAACGTACAGTTCCTTGCCTTTATTCAACAAGGCGCCGAATAGAACACTTGATTCGAATGGTAACGCAACTTGGGCACAACTCCAAACCCGCACGAtacgtgtcatggaaacatagcgaGTGTAATGAGAACACTATGTCACTAACTATTTGCCAATATAACAAGGATGGATTTGTGCTCCTGGGAACAATGTTGTCGCAGATGATCACCGATGCATTGTAGGAATAACGCCAACATACTGTGACATAGTACGAACCAATTTTGAAGGCTATTCTGGCGGGTTTATAATACTGATATGTTCTACACATGCGTCTGGGGATATCCTTGCTTCAGCATTTCTGTTTCATTTGGTCCACTTTCACATTGCTTACACTTCATTTGATAATCTTATAAGAAATGAGATCGCTTTTGCTATTGTAAAACTACCAAAGAGAAATaagtgaaaaattatttttgtgtactggGTCTACTACTCATAGTGTTAGATCAGTTTAGAGGCTCTGGTCTAGTTGCGTAGACAGTTTGAGGCGAAATCCAGCTGATATTTGTTCTCATAAGAAGTGGCATCTTGGTGCATTCTGAAGATTTCATACTCCGAACCATGTCTATGTATATACATCTAGCTACTGTAATGCAATCAAAACCAGGCTTGCAAATTGTTTGAATGGGAGAATAACAAACAACCAGAGCTAACGAGAGAACACAATAAAAGGAAGGACAACTCAAGAGAAGTCTTTCACCGGAACCAATTAATTCTTATTCAATGCTGAAGCTGAAGGTCAGCAGACCTATTAACCTCATTAGGGACTTGACACCGCAGCTCAAGGTCAAATCTATAACCTATTATGTAGAGTGATTGGAGAAAAAGTGGTTTACTTTGAGAACAACTAATAAAGAGTCACACCTAAGAGCCTGCAGAGGATGCCAGAGTCTACACCAGGCCTACG
Proteins encoded in this window:
- the LOC137403755 gene encoding frizzled-4-like, producing the protein MDIISKLLLSLLLLGLLRQTCCYLEDTEQCEPIRIDMCPQSILRYNMTGMPNYLGHRTQEEAITQLRLYSQLVNLLNCSQHINFFLCSLFVPMCTDQMDGPLVINVCQSMCLQVKSDCEPVISHFNLPWPLNCSRLPVSNGKKQLCMAPKDGWVTPPSQVVKPEQPEPDPPTFHTPLPYLPPSTPYTTPGCPPKYVRYDNSSCTDLCDSSCKDCVPICDDVLFSKEHKNFAYAWMTIWASLCIASTLFTIVTFCIDPTRFRYPTRPIIFMAFCYFMYALAHFIPLFIPAQGIICKSDEAEASLMIVSGMESTLCIIIFLIQYYFGIASHIWWMILTLSWYLAASRKWGLEAISSISCYFHLFAWAVPAVLTIAILVTGAVDSNELTGMCYVGNHDKWSLLVYIIIPMCFLLLLGEIFLLAGFISLLQIRPNLKTQVDNINIRKLEKLMAKIGIFAILYTVPAVCILGAHVHEFINIDAWRCMSAVSSAKELTDSIPTVEIHMLKIFMSLIIGVSICMWVLSSKTLKSCERQCCSKTSDSQLTRSRRMYRKEPAFGVAAPTQSTSCSQHYKFSAKPHTMSLNHTHMTHGDAASL